The sequence below is a genomic window from Scylla paramamosain isolate STU-SP2022 chromosome 38, ASM3559412v1, whole genome shotgun sequence.
GGGAGCAACAGGTGTCatgggggtagagagagagagaggggatagagagaggaagagaggaagcagcAGGGGTCATGACGCAGGtaaaggaaggtgagggtgaatAGGACATGAGGGAACAGTGTAGGGAGGACTGGAGTGAGATAtaaggatgaagaaggagaaaggtaaACGAGgaatgattgagagagagagagagagagagagagagagagagagagagagagagagagagagagagagagagagagagagagagagagagagagaaaaacaaaagtcaCACAGCAAATCCAGAACTTAGAAAAATGGGAAAGGGagataattaaaaaagaaatacgagaCAAGTAacggtgaaaaagaaaaacagaaacaataagaaagaCCACCACATGAAGACCCCAGCGAGTCTTCCCCTAAACCTTCCACTGGGGGTCTAGGGGAAGGTTTAGCCAGTCCCACACGCTCTCACGAATAGTTGCCCCTTACACAAAGCAATTTTCCTCCCGGCACAGCGACACCTCAATATTTCACGGGTCAATTTCACTACCTCACGCTCACCATGCTAACGCCCTCACACCACGCTGCCTTGTGCCTGTCCATATTGTTCACTAGTAAATTGATATAGGCAGTCTACGTGTTCTATCACTCACTTTAAAATATTGTATCTTTATAGCCGTTTCGTTGTCTCAGTTCACTTTGTTGAGTACTAAATTAGTCATCACAAGACATTTAACGCTTTGTATAACACTCTGCTCCATATTTCCACGTTGATTTGTCTAATTTGTTGTTTAGCAGTGAAGCAGTGAACCAGTCTCTTATTTATAAAATACTCAGTCTTCTCTCCATACTTTCGTACCAACGTTACCAGTCCTTCAGAAATTAAAGTCTTTCCTATTCGCCTCTCGCCTTTTATGATACAGACTACACACTCCATACCTCCATAGCCACGCTGTTGTGTCTCAGTCCACCGTCTGCAGTAGTAATGcagtcttcccttcacctcacacGTCTGGTAAAATCCTCACTGTACACCCCATACTTCCTCACCCATGCTACCTTGTCCCAATCCTTGTTCAGAAATTATAGTCTTTCGTACCACTTCACGTCTCGTATAACCTGTATATCCAAGGCACCTCCTCGCTGTTCAGTTTATGTCTTACAAAAACGCGTTTCCATTCATATTTCATTGTGTTTGAGAAGACTTTGTTCCTTGAAATAACGTTAAACACATGATATTCTTTGTAGTATCTTATCTCACAAAATAAatccacttttcttttaatcCCATCTTTTAGAAATTACAAATCGTATTATATAATAGGAAAGaattctttatattccttttttcatataaaagtTCCATCTTTAACATACATCTCATTTTGTAGTACTTAGTTAAAACATTATCtatacagcttttttttttcgatattccACAAGTTCACTTTCAGTTATCACATTAATTCGccaatatttcattatttacacAACCTTGCATAACCTTCCTTTActcaatctaacttaactttatTATAAGTTACCTAACCCACCCTTATGTAAACTAAACTAAatccaaactaaacctaactactTTAACAAATTACCCTACATTGTCAGATAAGTACTAAATAACCTCACTCGActttatataaacaaacataacaatAAACATCAACACTCAACACGACCACGCCACTTCACACTCTTCATAACGCCCTCCTAAGCTCCCACGCGACCTGTAAAACTCCCCAGCGCTGACAAACTATCTTATACTGGCAAGACTTCAGCAAAATTCTTCAGTCTCACCCctaaagagaatgagaaagaacgGTACCATTAAGGAGGATTAAGGGAGCAAGGATGCAATTTTGGAGGGTTAGGAAGAGTTAAGTGGATAAAGGGAAGCGCCAATGACAAGAGGGAACTtactttttatacatatatattttttttcctttgataaaataaaatagatgaaagtGAGTTATCAGTTTTGAAAAGAATATGTAAAACTCTACGGTGAATGTCTACCATATTTAACTATTCATAAAATATAAGTTCCTTTACAATTTCTTCTTGGATCAAATGAAACAGGGAAAAAGATATTTTGTtggaaacgtaaaaaaaaaaaaaaatcacgcaaAACTCTACGTAAAGTGTTTGTCACATTCCAATACAGGCATAAAGGACGaaaggtatttttatttattatttctttggaTTAAAATatgaacgaagaggaaaaaaaatatatactataCAAAATTTACAAATTTACATCAAACTCTACGATTGTTTGTACCACATTTCATTATATTCagtgcagttctctctctctctctctctctctctctctctctctctctctctctctctctctctctctctctctctctctctctctctctctctctctctctctctctctcctttgttccattCAGTCTTCTTACGATCTTTCCCCATTACGttaaacctttccttctttcaatgacTCCCTCTAATTAACTaaaagtcctcctcctcctccttcttatccttcttttactcctttttctttccttccttccttccttccctccccttcaccttcgtactccccccacctcctcctcctccacctcctcattgTCCTAGTtttccaccacttccaccatctcctccccctcctcctttttcgtcttctttctcttcttcctctgttactTATTCCACAAtcactacatcctcctcctcctcctcctcctcctcctcctcctcctcctcctcctccatgtcctttttatttttattttcctcttcacctctcctcctcttcctcctcgtcgtcgtcatcctttctcattcttttctttctttttttctcctcctctactattcttccttctttgtgttatctttccctttttctattcttctattCCTTTGCATTACTTCCCctttcaccacctcctcttttgcttcttatccttccttctttccttgtatttttccttctcctttcctttcactccacattatgttcctttcctctttccttttaattACAGTTTTTTTCCCCTAACTCTTTACAATTtcgatttttttccctttcaaaaaaaaaaaaaattttctccccaaagagacagaggaaaagTTTTAATGCGAAGGACGGAGGAGTTTGAGAAAAGTAAAATTGGAAAGCTTCTTGTTAAGTTTAAATATATAGAGCCTTCCAGGTctgaaatatttacttagacgtttcattttattatctaCATATATTGCTTACACGATATGGATCTAATTTAATTTTGAACGTTCATTGCCTTCAAAATACGTTAATTTCTTCGTTCTGTAGTTCAcaccataaaaaataataacaacagcagaaataacgacaacaacaactatataaacaccactactactaccacaaccaccagcaacataaccacaaccaccaacaacacGAGCTACCTACAAACACACGCCCCTTCATGCCTCAGCCCCACACAGCCCTCAGCAGCCGTCcagcagcagtattagcagAATATTGGGGGCGACACACGTCTGGGAAAATTAGGCTTAGAAGGAAGAAACACGCGTGTGCTCTAAatgtatgcctctctctctctctctctctctctctctctctctctctctctctctctctctctctctctctctctctctctctctgcttaaaggtaatattttccctcattctcttcctctttttccttcctcctttccctttccttcgtgTCTCCTCTTCCGCCTACACTTTTTCcatcttatccttctttctttccttctccacttcttccttccctccttccttccctatccttcttcctcgccatcttttccttcttttagaGGAGGGGAAAACCTGACACTCCATtcttgccttcttcctcttcgctgACTttgtataaaagagagagagagagagagagagagagagagagagagagagagagagagagagagagagagagagagagagagagagagagacggatagacagactgacaagcTTCTGACATGCATTTTTCATTCACGTATcaagttattctctctctctctctctctctctctctctctctctctctctctctctctctctctctctctctctctctctctctctctctctcttcggtcaATACCTTCATTGATGACCTAACAGGAATTGATTACAAGACAGGTCAGGTTCAATACTTGATCAGGACACATTCTGTGCCGGATCGAGGTCAAAGGAATatacaagggaacacaaatgaaaaacaaataagagcACACTTGTTGGCCCTACCGAGAATGTCTGATATGCTATGTTACACAATCTAAAtgagtgtatgagagagagagagagagagagagagagagagagagagagagagagagagagagagagagagagagagagagagagagagagaggatttttcAATCTTTTCCGGTGGGGTTTCAATAAATCTATAACTCGGgaatatttactctctctctctctctctctaaataaataaatagataaataaataaataactaaataaataaataaatagacaaataatgTAGTTTCAAAGTATTGTTACATATATTACCGTAACCTACTGTAAAATGAATTATGTTAACAAGTAGAAGTAACAATAGTACTCTTAATagtaaaacaaaatatcattattattattagtattattattattattagtagtagtagtagtagtagtagtagtagtagtagtagtagtagtagtattggtagaaGGAGAAGtacatggtagtagtagtagtagtagtagtagtagtagtagtagtagtagtagtagtagtagtagtagtagtagtagcagtgatagcagtagtagtagtcgtaatagtagtgatagcagtagtagtagtagtttgtagtagtagtagtaatagtagtagtagtagtagtagtagtagtagtagtagtagtaatatatattaataataagaataaaaattattattattataatcattaatattattattattattattattattattattattattattattattattattattattatcattattattattattattatgaacacCACAATAATCCTCCTCGCCATAGATTACAATTTACATGTAAAACACAAACTTACACTTTAAATTTCTGTAATGTTGATGGCaaacaatttttattttgattcATTTAAAGGGAATTCTTGCCCTCTAATTCAACCGGTGTTGCCGACAgctgttcatatttttttagatGAAATATGTATGTTTTGAAAGATCATAGGTTGgtatgaaactctctctctctctctctctctctctctctctctctctctctctctctctctctctctctctctctctctctctctcttgcttatatattttttttattattttagttttgctttatattttttgtattatcttcctgctcttcctcccctttcttctcttacatttccttttttatcgttCTTTTGTGCCTCGCtctattctttgtttttaaAGTTATCGTCTCTTCATCTgtctttcctcccatttctttcttttcgtattctcctttcatccatatcttacttcctcctcctcctcctcctcctcctttcatttctttttcttttttactttctttccctctctcatacctcagttctccttttcctcctccttcccttcctaaatCTTTATCCTTACCTatcttcctcacttttcttttcaatattcgtcttcctcatttccatcattctgttttgtcttcttccaattcctccttctcctcctcctcctcctcctcctcatcctcctcctcctcattcatcatTGCTATTTATCTTCCagcattattttccttcatttcctcttctccctattctttcctttcctcctccttcatagcATCACGTTATTTTCaaagcatttttttccttcctttacttcctacGTGTATTCATTTACCCCCATTTactttttctgactttttttctctccctctctctccctctcactttctctccctttccccagGCCTATAACTCTCCCTGTGACACTATCTCCCACAccagcctcctctccctccctctcccttcatctctcgcTTTCTCCCTCATTCAAACTGACATGTACTTgactgacggagagagagagagagagagagagagagagagagagagagagagagagagagagagagagagagagagagagagagagagagagagagagagagagagagagagtaatttttctctctccacctcaatCATTCCTCTTTACCCCCCTCTGTTGATATTctggcggggaggaggggaggacagAAGAGGATATGGGGAGGGaagacggaaggagggaagttacTTGCTAAGAAAACAAACTCCCCACTACCAGACCCATAACACACCTGGTCTAACCTCCCACACCTGCCAtagtttcccttccctttcatttctttctttccctctatattcctcttcctcttcaagcTTTCgttctttccattatttccttctcatatacatttttttagcttattttccGCTGACATTTTTCCCTCATgtaatttccttcccttctccgccccccccctctctctctctctctctctctctctctctctctctctctctctctctctctctctctctctctctctctctctctcagtaatccGTGCCAAAATCACCTCCGGTTTCTCTCTCACGCTGGAGGAAACATTGCTTCACGCTTGTTTAGTTATCCAGGTAGCGCAGTGTTtgtgcaggtgagggagggagagagggagggagagagggaaggagggagtcgGTTAGGAGGTAGGAAATGCGGAAAATAGAAAGTGTGTTCTCGTCTCTTttatcatactctctctctctctctctctctctctctctctctctctctctctctctctctctctctctctctctctctctctgacatgtttctctcccttgtttCCACCTCGTTGTGTCTGTCATTAGTTTTCCAGAGGTAGTTTCACATGTCAGTTTTCGTTTAGCTTCCGATACGagcagatggtgtgtgtgtgtgtgtgtgtgtgtgtgtgtgtgtgtgtgtgtgtgtgtgtgtgtgtgtgtgtgtgtgtaaggtacaGTGTGTGGACTCAAATAATTGTTGCCCTGTGACTGAGTGGCCGCGGACCCACGCCTTTCGTTGCACAAGAAGGGCGTCAAGGGGAGCAACAGTGGCCCATAGGAGTGTATCCCCACGTCACGTCGCGCCCCACGCCCCAGCGCAGCCACAAGGCCACGGGGTTCACCTCGGCGAGGATAAAAGCGTAATATTCCGCCTCAATCTCGTTTACATAAGCGCCGTCGTCTTGGTTACCCAGCGTAGTCGCGATGCGACGGTGCTCGGCAGTGTGGTGATAGTAACATATTGGTATGCGCCAGTGTGCCGCTGTGCCGCTGCTCACAATCCCTCCCATCACAGCCTCACAGCAGCATGAGCCCCGCGCCGCGCCCGCCGTCCCGCCGCTGCAGTCTGGCTTGACGGTGGCCTCGGCGGCGCCTCTCCGCGGGCAGGAACACTCCCCTCAGAGGATGTGAACACCGTGCTCCGCCTCGGCTGAGGAAGTGACGACTCTGCGTGGCGGGCgtgtctgtgtggtgtgtgtgtatagaccAGGGGCGTTACGTCGCCATGGGCGGCGGCCTGACGTAGCCCGGCAAAACAGATTCCAGAGGGAGCGCTGCGCCCCGCCGGCATGAGGACTTGAGGACAGGCATGGCGGCGTGACGCAGCGAGTACGCgacgcacagacagacggacgacAGCGGGAGGACGCGGTGGACATGACGTGAAGTGGTGGGCGCGaggaaacagcagcagctgACGAGGCCGTGAACGCACCCACGCCTTCCACACACACCCCGCCGCCATGCCTCGCAGCGAGATATTCTTCCCGGCGGACACCGTGAAGGACTACCCGCCGGACTACAGCCTGGACGAGGCGGCTCTGCACCCCCTCGTGCACCGCGTcatggaggaggacgacgagctGTCCGGCGACTCCTCCCCAGTCAACTCGCCACGCTTCTCCCGCCGCGGCACCAGGCGGGAACTGAAAAAATTCCGCGAGAGCACCTCACGCAGGAGTGGCTCGCGGGGCTCCGGCTCTCGGGGCTCCAGCTCCAGGGGCCCCGGATCCTGGTCCCCCGACGTGGACGCGCCCAGCCTCCATCAGGTCCACCTGTGAgtcacgcgcacacacacacacacacacacacacacacacacacacacacacacacacacacacaatatccaAGTCTCACATACTCACTTCAACGCGCACACACATAAAGCACGCatctgacatacacacacacacacgcacaaacacaacacGTCTGCCATACAAGATGGAACCCAAAAGTGTTCTGGGACGCaattcacccacacacacacacacacacacacacacacgcgcccaCCCGCTGACAATACATGCCTACTCCCGCACAACACATGACCACTTCTCCACAACACAAgcccacccccacccacctcaCCACGACCCCGCGCCACCTCACGGGGCCTGCACGCATGCAACTAACACACATGAAAGTCGGCATAAAGAAACCAAACCTGTGTTTCCTCTGTCTTCATGTTCTCTCCTTTgtaccattcctctctcccctctcactggAACCACAAACTTCTCAcctttttcttcgtaaaacatcccaactcctttttttttttctccctttttctttcttaccatctcctttcctccacaatGCACCCATccaatctcctttcctcctccctttgtgtCTTTTCCTCCGTCGCTTGTACTGCCCACATGGACTCAAGAAGGTCGcaatttcctttactttcctcctctattccttcacaATTTCATCCCTTCCACTTTCTTTACCTCCCATACTTTCCTTCAGTTACCTCCATTCCTCCaatttccccctctttccttgcacttcccactttccttcactttcctccactttccttcactttccttcactttcctctacttccctccactttcctccactcaccagaaGCCACCAGCACCTGCAGCCAACTAGCAACTTGCCACCAACGTTTACACCTAAGTTTTACTCGCTTTTTATGGCGCTGACACAAGTTGGTGGGCGCCTTTTTTCTTTTGGAAGGGGGAGCTCAAGGAGGGAacgggagggtggggagggaggacaaggaaagctatagaaaggaggaaggaacggagagatgaggggagaaggTGGGGAAAGATAAAGGGTTGTTAATGAGAGAtgatgaagtggaggaaaagttaATATTATGCAAAAAATGTTTCCCTTAAGATTTAAAATGAATTCTTTTATTACCTCCTCCCAACAGTCTTTCTAGTTCATTATATCACAGAACATTAAAACAGAGTCGCTTCATGGTAAGTAGGAAACAAGCTGCATCATGTATTTCCTCCCTATCAACACTAAACCTttcaataaatacataaatatggTCACTAATATTCTGTTCTCTGCAGGCCATGATTAGTGACGCGTGTGAGGAGGGGTCGGTGGTCCCCTCCGCCCCCCCGATGGAGCATATGGACCACTTCACGGGCTATGAACAAGTCAGCTTCGAGGCAGGTGAGTACACGAGCCTCCTCTACACTCCCTTTTAAATAAACTTCTCCTTGCAGGGCAGTCTACACCAGTTTCCCCTTTAAAGAAGCCACCGTTTTCTTCAAccgttctctcttcctctggtTGGCGTAAGAGAAAACAATGAGTCGATGGAGAAGAGGCACACTTCACTATTTTAACACAGTCGTTCTTCTTCTATAGTAATAGTAAGCATCTATAGGAGTATATATATTGGAGGCTTACAGTTCAGGagtatttttaatgtgtatTTCAGATGTATCAATTATGCCTACCTACTTCTTTTACACtctatggaagaaaatattaaaaatctactactcttcctctcctccccccctcctcctgctacttGTCTCACTACTGGGTATTACTTCTGCGTACTTTTCTCTTCAGTATCACCATCCCAAAATGACaagcataataataacaatgtaacGCAACACAAAAGCCACTTAGAACAAAGAGGTTCTCTTAACGAGCTAAAAAGACACAGCAAGAccattattattcattgttGTGTTTCATAATATTATCTTCGCTATAACTACAACTCTAAACTCTTACACTGACTTCAGGATTAGtattaaattaaagaaaatctaaATATTCTAGTTTTGGGTGCTTTTATACCCGTTTTCtgtccttcatcctcttttacagaaAACGGAACTAGTTGCAAGGGAAACATTTTTACTTATACCTCATTTACcagtattcttttctttcatttattggaAGTCGCGATTTAAAGCACACAAGTCTAAGAgagtatgataataataataatgaataactgaacaatgttgttgtttttttagataatggtaataatgataaaataaagaaatagttgAAAAAGTCAGTTGAAAGCAAAGAAACGTAATGAAAATTGaggggataaaagaaaattgacCAGGATTGACAGAGTAAAAGTCAgttacgaaaaataaaaataaaaatttaaaaaaataaagtagaaagtcATTAGGTTAACCTCATTAGCATAGTGAAAAGAAGAATTTAActgggaaaagaaacatttactGGCTAAAaatataacacaaaaataagtaatgaaAATCTGTACCTTACCAAGCAACAAATGGATtttatcactcactcactcactcactcagataACAACACGATACTCATTCGTTCACTTACTGACCTGCACATTCAGcctgtcagtcaatcattcacttactcatcttcctctcactcattcattcactcactcagctAATCAATCATACCACTAACTCTTACTCAGACAGATGTACTTTATGCGGTTTCTTCTAATATTAGAAGAAACCGCATAAagtacatcaacaacaacaacaacaacaacagcaacaacaacaacaacaacaacaacattacgtCCCATCAGCCCataaccacaaacacacacacacacagagagagagagagagagagagagagagagagagagagagagagagagagagagagagagagagagagagagagagagagagagagcgcgtgctaggcaaacaaagaaaacgagatcagAGGAAGACAAACTCGcccaaaaaaacaacagcaatttACGACAACACAGAcacggaaggaaagagagacagagactggGAAGCGACGCAATAAAAAGCCAGGCAAGAAAGTGGATTTATGGCATACTATCTTAATTTGCTTTAGTGCGCCGTGCATCACCCAAAGAGTGTCGTGAGGGCTCGTCCACATCCATTCAGCCCACCATCTGACCCCCTCGCTATCTCTCTCCTGTTTGTCCATTTTTTTCCGCCCAATAGAGGCAGATTAGGGGAATGAATAGAAGAGAAATTGCGGCTATTTGTGTCTCTGTGCGCGTAGAAAGGGAGCATGTCttgtatggaggaggaagattgataggtacatggtgatggtgatggtgatggttacACTCATGATGCAACCTATggcatgggtttttaagggtctttaaaggtgtttttacggttctagtgacaaattaacaagatttctacaatatcaacaggggaaacactcttgagaactcggctaattaTCTTCGTGGGCTTGGAAAATAATAGTGTTGAAGTTAcacgtttttaatttttttttttttttttatggttcgagtgacagattaataagacttctacattatcaacaggagaaacactcttgagattCCGGTTTATCATCTTCGTAGTCTTCGAAAATAATCGTGTTAAAAGATACacagctttttatttatttattttttttttttatggttctagaggCAAATTAacaaagatttctacattactaacaagGGAAACAGCTTTGAGAATCCGGTTATTCATTGCTCTGGCCTtagaaaataatcgtggtgagataGGTGAGTGTTTCAGATCCCAACGgttgataatgataagaatggtgattttgatgtttttttttttttttttatcaaagatttatggtgataatgatgaaaatagtgACACTTCCTTTAACGTTCCTCAAATTCACAATTAGAATAATGATGAAAGTTCTGATGATAATGAAATACTTCACACCCTTTCggctgataatgatgaaagtTAAAAATTGTGAAGATGGTCATAATAGCGAACTTAAAATTCACACGAGTGTCAATTATAAGAATgacgataatgacgatgatgacaatgacattTATCGCAATCTTAGAACTGATAAcgataacaatgaaaataatggtaatgacaAATTTAAAACAACTACgattgataataacaataatgataacaaacgCAAACGAGATTTTTACTTCTGATGATaagaatgacaataataacGAGAACAATAATACACTGCACAAAATTACGATTCatattgatgataatgaataagataatggtaataatgacacCCTTCAAATTCCAACGacctgtaatgaaaaaaaaaaaaaaagcaagaccaTAGCAATGCTAATGGCAAACTAAAAATCCCTCCACCaaacctacataaaaaaaaaaaaacgataatgacaaaaaaaacaatgacaacaacgataacaacaacacaacccaAGTCCCCGCTAACTTATCTATTCACTCTCCATTAAACACACGAGAACAGAAAGCCCATTCAAACCCAATGAcgaagataacaaaaaataacaatgataatgaaaataacgacCTCACTCTCACACCCTTAGCACTGGTCAATAAAGTAATGGCGTGTTGACCTCGGCCTAAGCTTTTTACGACCTCTTATGACCTGACCTCAACCTTCTTCCTAATTCAGGTGAGGGTCATTAACATAAATTTGGGAGCCTCGTCCAGGTGACCCCCGCTGATGACCCCTGACGGCCCTTAGGGGGGagcggggggagagggaggagggaaaggtcgtcaggaagagagggagagggagaaaaatggtagggaagaggagagaatgggtacagggagagaggaatgtgaCGGAATGtgacagagggaagggagaggaagggcgagAAGGGAGGCAGAGGAAATGTGTggaagtgagggggaggaaagggagagtaaatGAGGAATAAATGAATTTAGATAACACTCTCCCACTTCCACCaccgaaaaagaaaatgagggggaggaaagggagagtaaatGAGGAATAAATGAATTTAGATAACACTCTCCCACTTCcaccaccgaaaaaaaaaaatgtaagagaaatgaaatacgaggaaaaaaaaaaaacagtagcagaaagaaatgaaaagaaagagaaagtggatTAAAACTgggaacaggaagggaaaaaaaatgactaatgATTCAATACAGACCTTTCCCGCACCAAAAACTGgtgaagcaaggaaaaaaaaagaatataagacaaattaatataaaattagatagagaaatagagaaaagatgtAAGAATGGAAGACaggatgaggaaagaaggggagggcaagtaaaagagaaaaaagaagaacatatTAAttaac
It includes:
- the LOC135091710 gene encoding uncharacterized protein LOC135091710, with translation MPRSEIFFPADTVKDYPPDYSLDEAALHPLVHRVMEEDDELSGDSSPVNSPRFSRRGTRRELKKFRESTSRRSGSRGSGSRGSSSRGPGSWSPDVDAPSLHQVHL